In Microbacterium cremeum, a genomic segment contains:
- a CDS encoding FAD-binding oxidoreductase, with translation MVLEAVGSQLIRDLRPAVRGAVIGRDDVGYDEARAVWNGLVDRHPEVIVRCAGVDDVVACVQAARRYRPPVSVRGGGHQVAGSAVCDDGLVIDLSAMRAVEVDPDARIARVQGGARWADVDAATQAFGLATPGGEVSETGVAGLTLGGGLGLQQRTFGLACDNVRAMTVVTADGVVRTADARENPDLFWALRGAGRGLGVVTEFEFELHPLGPDVAAAALVYPVEAAAPVFRGWRTLAAEAPETVAPQFALWALPPFPGIPDEVVGLPVVVVLGTYIGDPADAGPALEPFRGLGEPLLDLSGTSTWIEAQSAFDFAIPPGDRYFWKSHFMDELDDEAIDLIVARASRRPDPRSAVFIRTLGGAIDRTGPDASAFAHRGSRFNVSIDAIWSDPGLDHASIEWARGFWDELSPWSRGVYLNFAGFDGETDRGLVLGAHQQRVERIRRAFDPEGIFAEAALRP, from the coding sequence ATGGTGCTCGAGGCAGTGGGCTCACAGCTCATCAGGGATCTGAGGCCGGCCGTGCGCGGCGCCGTCATCGGGCGGGACGACGTCGGCTACGACGAGGCCCGGGCGGTCTGGAACGGCCTCGTGGACCGGCATCCCGAGGTCATCGTGAGGTGCGCGGGGGTCGACGACGTCGTCGCGTGCGTGCAGGCGGCGCGGCGATACCGGCCGCCCGTGTCGGTGCGCGGCGGCGGGCACCAGGTGGCGGGGAGCGCGGTGTGCGACGACGGGCTCGTGATCGACCTGTCGGCGATGCGCGCCGTGGAAGTGGACCCCGATGCCCGGATCGCCCGGGTGCAGGGCGGTGCGCGATGGGCGGATGTGGATGCCGCGACCCAGGCGTTCGGGCTGGCGACGCCCGGCGGCGAGGTGTCCGAGACCGGGGTGGCCGGACTCACCCTCGGCGGAGGGCTGGGCCTGCAGCAGCGGACCTTCGGTCTCGCCTGCGACAACGTGCGCGCCATGACCGTCGTCACCGCGGACGGCGTCGTGCGTACGGCAGATGCGCGCGAGAACCCCGATCTGTTCTGGGCGCTGCGCGGCGCCGGCCGCGGGCTCGGAGTCGTGACCGAGTTCGAGTTCGAGCTGCACCCGCTGGGCCCGGACGTCGCGGCGGCGGCGCTGGTGTACCCGGTCGAGGCCGCTGCGCCGGTCTTCCGTGGGTGGCGCACGCTTGCGGCCGAAGCCCCCGAGACGGTCGCGCCCCAGTTCGCGCTGTGGGCGCTCCCGCCCTTCCCGGGGATCCCGGACGAGGTCGTGGGGCTGCCCGTCGTCGTGGTCCTCGGCACGTACATCGGCGACCCGGCCGACGCGGGACCCGCGCTCGAGCCGTTCCGTGGACTCGGTGAGCCGCTGCTGGATCTGAGCGGCACGAGCACCTGGATCGAGGCGCAGAGCGCGTTCGACTTCGCGATCCCGCCGGGCGACCGGTACTTCTGGAAGTCGCACTTCATGGACGAGCTCGACGACGAGGCGATCGACCTCATCGTCGCACGGGCCTCCCGCCGGCCGGACCCGCGATCCGCGGTCTTCATCCGCACGCTCGGCGGCGCGATCGATCGCACCGGACCCGACGCGTCGGCCTTCGCCCACCGTGGTTCCCGCTTCAACGTGTCGATCGACGCCATCTGGTCCGATCCGGGCCTCGATCACGCGTCGATCGAATGGGCGCGGGGGTTCTGGGACGAGCTCTCGCCATGGTCGCGCGGCGTCTACCTCAACTTCGCCGGGTTCGACGGCGAGACCGATCGCGGCCTGGTGCTGGGCGCGCACCAGCAACGGGTGGAGCGCATCCGGCGCGCGTTCGACCCCGAGGGGATCTTCGCCGAGGCCGCGCTGCGTCCGTGA
- a CDS encoding 4a-hydroxytetrahydrobiopterin dehydratase — protein sequence MDTITSDEFGTFPDVGDWRATDAGAFARFRTGDFATGAKLFAAVARLADAANHHPDVDVRYPAVRVRLYTHSADGLTAKDAELAAEISRAARELGVDADADHPEREI from the coding sequence ATGGACACGATCACGAGCGACGAGTTCGGCACGTTCCCGGATGTCGGCGACTGGCGGGCGACCGACGCGGGCGCGTTCGCGCGCTTCCGCACCGGGGACTTCGCGACGGGAGCGAAGCTGTTCGCGGCGGTCGCCCGGCTCGCCGACGCGGCGAACCACCATCCCGACGTCGACGTCCGCTATCCGGCGGTGCGCGTGCGGCTCTACACCCACTCGGCCGATGGCCTGACGGCGAAGGATGCCGAGCTCGCGGCCGAGATCTCGCGCGCAGCCCGTGAGCTCGGCGTCGACGCCGATGCGGATCACCCGGAGCGCGAGATCTGA
- a CDS encoding DUF4349 domain-containing protein translates to MESTAGVREDVPPRRRRSHGARPAAVAALIAIAVALVGCSAGGAGSGGSVVQPGAGAGAEGVGAEDAGAAAEDDRSVIIEGSMSIVAADVDEAAAAALDIVRDAGGRVDGREEWSDQSDEGARMTATMVLRIPADSLETALDALRDLGTVESLRTSTVDVTTEVQDVDARVAALQSTIARLESFQEGVASVDDLLSIEEEISQRQTELETYLARQADLGEQVAFSTVTLSIQSQPSPSTAPDSFWGGLIVGWTSFVTFLAGFAIVLGVLLPWLLALGLLAAAIVALVRWVRRRRPPEPPAEPRSEPPLPWIQDDERRPVRTGGTPPTA, encoded by the coding sequence ATGGAGTCGACAGCGGGCGTTCGAGAGGATGTCCCGCCGCGCCGCCGCCGTTCGCACGGGGCGCGCCCGGCGGCGGTCGCGGCGCTCATCGCCATCGCGGTCGCGCTCGTCGGATGCTCGGCTGGGGGCGCCGGCTCCGGCGGCAGCGTCGTTCAGCCCGGTGCCGGCGCGGGAGCCGAGGGCGTGGGTGCCGAGGATGCGGGCGCCGCCGCGGAGGACGACCGTTCCGTGATCATCGAGGGGTCGATGTCGATCGTCGCCGCGGACGTCGACGAGGCCGCCGCCGCAGCGCTCGACATCGTGCGCGATGCGGGCGGGCGCGTCGACGGCCGGGAGGAATGGAGCGACCAGAGCGACGAGGGCGCGCGGATGACCGCGACGATGGTCCTGCGCATCCCGGCGGACTCGCTCGAGACCGCCCTCGATGCGCTGCGGGACCTCGGCACCGTCGAGTCGCTGCGCACGTCGACGGTCGATGTCACCACCGAGGTGCAGGATGTCGACGCACGGGTCGCCGCGCTGCAGTCGACCATCGCGCGGCTCGAGTCGTTCCAGGAGGGGGTCGCGTCCGTCGACGACCTCCTGTCGATCGAAGAGGAGATCTCGCAGCGCCAGACCGAACTCGAGACCTACCTCGCCCGGCAGGCCGATCTCGGCGAGCAGGTGGCGTTCTCGACCGTCACGCTCTCGATCCAGTCGCAGCCGTCCCCGTCGACCGCGCCCGACTCGTTCTGGGGCGGCCTGATCGTGGGATGGACGTCGTTCGTCACCTTCCTGGCCGGATTCGCCATCGTGCTGGGCGTGCTCCTGCCGTGGCTGCTCGCGCTGGGCCTGCTCGCCGCGGCGATCGTGGCGCTGGTGCGCTGGGTGCGGCGCCGCCGGCCGCCCGAGCCGCCTGCCGAGCCTCGGTCCGAGCCGCCACTGCCGTGGATTCAGGACGATGAGCGGCGTCCGGTGCGCACGGGCGGCACGCCGCCGACCGCGTGA
- the rplJ gene encoding 50S ribosomal protein L10 codes for MAQKEASVAELTKHFEDSTAVLLTEYRGLTVAELKELRNTIRQDAEYAVVKNTLTKIAANNAGISSLDDDLKGPSAIAFVHGDPVAVAKGLRAFAKAHPLLVIKGGFFDGNPLSADEVNKLADLESREVLLAKLAGAMKASMTKAAYVFSALPSKAVRTVDALREKQESAA; via the coding sequence ATGGCGCAGAAGGAAGCATCGGTCGCCGAGCTCACGAAGCACTTCGAGGACTCGACCGCCGTTCTGCTGACCGAGTACCGCGGTCTGACGGTTGCAGAGCTCAAGGAGCTCCGCAACACCATCCGTCAGGACGCGGAATACGCCGTGGTGAAGAACACGCTCACCAAGATCGCCGCGAACAACGCGGGGATCTCGTCGCTGGACGACGACCTCAAGGGTCCGTCGGCCATCGCGTTCGTGCACGGCGACCCGGTCGCCGTCGCGAAGGGCCTGCGTGCCTTCGCCAAGGCACACCCTCTTCTCGTGATCAAGGGCGGTTTCTTCGACGGGAACCCCCTGAGCGCTGACGAGGTCAACAAGCTCGCCGACCTCGAGAGCCGTGAAGTCCTGCTGGCGAAGCTCGCCGGTGCGATGAAGGCCTCGATGACCAAGGCGGCATACGTCTTCAGTGCGCTTCCGTCGAAGGCCGTCCGCACGGTCGACGCGTTGCGCGAGAAGCAGGAGTCCGCGGCCTGA
- the rplL gene encoding 50S ribosomal protein L7/L12 — protein sequence MAKLSTEELLDQFKELTLIELSEFVKAFEETFDVTAAAPVAVAAAGAPAGGAPAEEAEEKDAFDVILEAAGDKKIQVIKVVRELTSLGLGEAKAVVDGAPKAVLEGANKETADKAKAALEEAGATVTLK from the coding sequence ATGGCAAAGCTCAGCACTGAGGAGCTGCTCGACCAGTTCAAGGAGCTCACGCTCATCGAGCTCAGCGAGTTCGTCAAGGCGTTCGAGGAGACCTTCGACGTCACCGCTGCCGCCCCCGTGGCCGTGGCCGCTGCCGGCGCTCCCGCCGGTGGTGCCCCCGCCGAGGAGGCCGAGGAGAAGGACGCGTTCGACGTCATCCTCGAGGCCGCCGGCGACAAGAAGATCCAGGTCATCAAGGTCGTCCGCGAGCTCACCTCGCTCGGCCTCGGTGAGGCGAAGGCCGTCGTCGACGGTGCTCCCAAGGCCGTCCTCGAGGGCGCCAACAAGGAGACCGCCGACAAGGCGAAGGCCGCTCTCGAAGAGGCCGGCGCGACGGTTACCCTCAAGTAA
- a CDS encoding LacI family DNA-binding transcriptional regulator, translating into MAGIADVARAAGVSKSTASRALTGAGYVSEATRARVKDAAAALGYVPTTSAVSLVTGRTQTIGVVMPSLDRWFFAQVLEGVQDALLEHRYDLVLYGAPPESAARREMFEHFLARKRFDGLIAVGIEPSARELERLIAFGKPVVSVGGYDAGTDAVSIDDEAAARIATEHLVGLGHRDIVFLGGDPDGRRTSFGDGRRLEGYRAAMRDAGLDASARHVQSEVTMPGGYGAAAELLGDRRTRPTGIVGVCDEVAVGAIIAARRLGIRVPERLSVIGIDDHAYAEMFSLTTLQQRPHQQGRAAVRLLMWQLRDPEATTHRIYESSPLVVRSSTAAVDDDASAIVRTANKTKAPDAQHPGPS; encoded by the coding sequence ATGGCGGGCATCGCCGACGTGGCGCGCGCGGCAGGCGTCTCGAAGTCGACGGCGTCGCGGGCGCTGACCGGCGCGGGATACGTCTCGGAGGCCACGCGGGCGCGCGTGAAGGATGCCGCGGCCGCCCTCGGCTACGTCCCGACGACGAGCGCGGTGAGCCTGGTGACCGGCCGCACCCAGACGATCGGCGTCGTGATGCCGTCGCTGGACCGCTGGTTCTTCGCGCAAGTGCTCGAAGGAGTCCAGGACGCCCTGCTCGAGCACCGCTACGACCTCGTGCTCTACGGTGCGCCCCCGGAATCGGCCGCGCGCCGCGAGATGTTCGAGCACTTCCTCGCGCGCAAGCGGTTCGACGGCCTCATCGCGGTCGGAATCGAGCCCAGCGCCCGAGAACTCGAGCGCCTCATCGCGTTCGGGAAGCCGGTCGTGAGCGTGGGCGGGTACGACGCGGGCACCGACGCGGTGTCGATCGACGACGAGGCGGCCGCACGCATCGCGACCGAGCATCTGGTGGGCCTCGGCCACCGCGACATCGTGTTCCTCGGCGGCGACCCCGACGGCCGCCGCACGAGCTTCGGAGACGGGCGACGCCTCGAGGGATACCGGGCGGCGATGCGGGATGCCGGGCTCGATGCATCCGCGCGCCATGTGCAGTCCGAGGTGACGATGCCGGGCGGCTACGGCGCGGCGGCCGAGCTGCTGGGCGACCGGCGCACGCGTCCGACCGGCATCGTCGGCGTGTGCGACGAGGTCGCCGTCGGAGCGATCATCGCCGCCCGCCGGCTGGGCATCCGGGTGCCCGAGCGGCTGAGCGTGATCGGCATCGACGATCACGCGTACGCCGAGATGTTCTCGCTGACCACGCTGCAGCAGCGGCCGCACCAGCAGGGACGCGCGGCCGTGCGGCTGCTGATGTGGCAGCTGCGCGACCCCGAGGCGACGACGCACCGCATCTACGAGTCGTCGCCGCTGGTGGTGCGCAGCTCGACCGCCGCCGTCGATGACGACGCCTCGGCGATCGTCCGCACCGCGAACAAGACGAAGGCCCCGGATGCGCAGCATCCGGGGCCTTCGTGA
- a CDS encoding ABC transporter substrate-binding protein — translation MRVHRRGRLIAAAAGVGVAALALAGCTGDMEEGGEDVDCSEYEEYGTFEDATVTIGGTILDLEADRLVESWSDFATCTGITIDYQGSSEFEAQIAVLAEGGNAPDIGIVPQPGLLARLAQGGWLIPASEGVEANVDEFWSEDWKAYGTYDGTFYAAPLMASIKGYIWYSPTEFEENGWEIPATLDDLTALSQDIADAGDHKPWCVGLESGEATGWPGTDWIEDYVLRLHGPDVYDQWVTHEIPFNDPQIVEAFDAVGEYLKNDDMVNGGIGDVSTQISEAFQTAGLPILDGECSLHHQASFYETFWNPEGGDEVTVASNGDIFGFLLPPADAGDPLSVTGGGEFPVAFRDAEEVEAVRTFLSSDTWANNRVSLGGVISANTGVDPENASSELLVQSIEILQDPETTFRFDGSDLMPGAVGAASFWTGIVEWVGGASTQSVVDEIEASWPAS, via the coding sequence ATGAGAGTGCACAGACGCGGTCGGCTGATCGCGGCGGCGGCCGGCGTGGGTGTAGCAGCCCTCGCACTGGCCGGCTGCACCGGAGACATGGAGGAGGGCGGCGAAGACGTCGACTGCTCCGAGTACGAGGAATACGGCACGTTCGAGGACGCGACCGTCACGATCGGCGGCACCATCCTCGACCTCGAGGCCGACAGACTGGTGGAGTCGTGGAGCGACTTCGCGACCTGCACCGGCATCACCATCGACTATCAGGGCTCGAGCGAGTTCGAGGCTCAGATCGCCGTCCTCGCCGAAGGCGGCAACGCGCCCGACATCGGCATCGTGCCGCAGCCCGGCCTGCTGGCACGTCTCGCCCAGGGCGGCTGGCTGATCCCGGCGTCGGAGGGCGTCGAGGCCAACGTCGACGAGTTCTGGTCCGAGGACTGGAAGGCTTACGGCACGTACGACGGCACGTTCTACGCGGCGCCGCTGATGGCGAGCATCAAGGGCTACATCTGGTACTCGCCGACCGAGTTCGAGGAGAACGGCTGGGAGATCCCCGCGACGCTCGACGACCTGACAGCCCTGTCGCAGGACATCGCCGACGCCGGAGACCACAAGCCGTGGTGCGTGGGCCTGGAGTCCGGTGAGGCGACCGGCTGGCCGGGCACCGACTGGATCGAGGACTACGTCCTGCGCCTTCACGGGCCCGACGTCTACGACCAGTGGGTGACGCACGAGATCCCGTTCAACGACCCGCAGATCGTCGAGGCCTTCGACGCGGTCGGCGAGTACCTGAAGAACGACGACATGGTCAACGGCGGCATCGGCGACGTCTCGACGCAGATCAGCGAGGCCTTCCAGACGGCGGGCCTGCCGATCCTCGACGGCGAGTGCTCGCTGCACCACCAGGCGTCGTTCTACGAGACGTTCTGGAACCCCGAGGGCGGAGACGAGGTGACGGTGGCGTCGAACGGCGACATCTTCGGCTTCCTGCTTCCTCCTGCTGACGCGGGCGACCCGCTGTCGGTCACCGGCGGTGGCGAGTTTCCGGTCGCGTTCCGCGATGCCGAAGAGGTCGAGGCGGTGCGTACGTTCCTGTCGAGCGACACGTGGGCGAACAACCGCGTCAGCCTCGGCGGCGTGATCAGCGCCAACACCGGCGTGGACCCCGAGAACGCTTCGAGTGAGCTGCTCGTGCAGTCCATCGAGATCCTGCAGGATCCCGAGACCACGTTCCGCTTCGACGGGTCGGACCTCATGCCGGGCGCCGTGGGTGCGGCCTCGTTCTGGACGGGCATCGTCGAGTGGGTGGGCGGTGCGAGCACCCAGTCGGTGGTCGACGAGATCGAGGCGAGCTGGCCCGCCAGCTGA
- a CDS encoding carbohydrate ABC transporter permease — MTTGDLIGKILQVVIGLVVFAAIVGLLIFLMGRRVGKKRSWWQLLWFLLPAVLLLAVGLVWPAIRTTGLAFQDNAGNFSWDNFVWMFTQPSAIRTLVNTVVWVLLVPTFSTALGLAYAVWIDKSRGEKYYKALVFMPMAISFVGAGIIWRFVYEYRSAGRDQIGLLNAFVVAFGGEPVQWMQTDPINTVLLIVVMIWIQTGFAMVVLSAAIKGIPTEQIEAAMLDGTNPWQRFSNVTVPGIRGALVVVLTTISIATLKVFDIVRTMTGGNFNTSVVANEMYVQAFRASEVGRGSALAVILFLLVIPIVIYNVNILRKQREIR; from the coding sequence ATGACAACCGGTGATCTGATCGGAAAGATCCTCCAGGTGGTGATAGGCCTGGTGGTCTTCGCGGCGATCGTGGGACTGCTGATCTTCTTGATGGGCCGACGCGTCGGCAAGAAGAGGAGCTGGTGGCAGCTGCTGTGGTTCTTGCTGCCGGCGGTGCTCCTACTGGCCGTCGGCCTGGTGTGGCCGGCTATCCGCACCACGGGCCTGGCCTTCCAGGACAACGCCGGCAACTTCAGCTGGGACAACTTCGTATGGATGTTCACCCAGCCCTCGGCGATTCGTACGCTCGTCAACACCGTGGTGTGGGTGCTGCTCGTGCCGACGTTCTCGACGGCGCTGGGCCTGGCGTACGCGGTCTGGATCGACAAGTCCCGAGGCGAGAAGTACTACAAGGCGCTCGTGTTCATGCCGATGGCCATCTCGTTCGTGGGCGCCGGCATCATCTGGCGCTTCGTCTACGAGTACCGTTCCGCAGGCCGCGACCAGATCGGCCTCCTCAATGCGTTCGTCGTCGCGTTCGGCGGCGAGCCGGTGCAGTGGATGCAGACCGACCCGATCAACACGGTCCTGCTGATCGTGGTGATGATCTGGATCCAGACCGGCTTCGCCATGGTGGTGCTGAGCGCCGCGATCAAGGGCATCCCGACCGAGCAGATCGAAGCGGCGATGCTCGACGGCACCAACCCGTGGCAGCGCTTCTCCAACGTCACCGTCCCGGGGATCCGCGGAGCGCTCGTCGTCGTGCTCACCACGATCTCGATCGCGACCCTGAAGGTCTTCGACATCGTCCGCACCATGACCGGCGGAAACTTCAACACCTCCGTCGTGGCGAACGAGATGTACGTCCAGGCGTTCCGCGCCAGTGAGGTCGGTCGCGGATCGGCGCTCGCGGTGATCCTGTTCCTCCTCGTCATCCCGATCGTCATCTACAACGTCAATATCCTCCGCAAGCAGAGGGAGATCCGATGA
- a CDS encoding carbohydrate ABC transporter permease: MSSVAPVDLPIEGGPDAYREAAEDTRPAARAKRRLTSPVATIAALVIAVLWTIPTFGLFISSFRPAELIQTTGWWTVFQNPGFTLDNYRDVLFSPSQSSPQLGAYFVNSLAIAIPATIFPIVFASMAAYAFAWMKFRLSNWLFIFIFALQIVPIQMALVPLLQTFAIWLRPGQEWLHDVIPVIPVQNYLPLWIAHTIFALPLTIFLLHNFISEIPGEVIEAARVDGASHSQIFLRVIVPLATPAIASVAIFQFLWVWNDLLVALIFSGGTQDVAPLTQRLAEMVGSRGQDWQRLTAGAFVSLVVPLIVFFGLQRYFVRGLLAGSTKG, translated from the coding sequence ATGAGCAGCGTCGCCCCCGTCGACCTTCCGATCGAAGGCGGTCCGGACGCCTATCGCGAGGCCGCCGAAGACACCAGGCCGGCCGCGCGCGCGAAACGCCGCCTCACTTCCCCGGTCGCGACGATCGCCGCCCTCGTCATCGCGGTGCTGTGGACGATCCCGACGTTCGGGCTGTTCATCTCGTCGTTCCGTCCAGCCGAGCTGATCCAGACGACCGGCTGGTGGACCGTCTTCCAGAACCCCGGGTTCACACTCGACAACTACCGCGACGTCCTGTTCTCGCCGTCGCAGTCGTCGCCGCAGCTCGGGGCGTACTTCGTCAACTCGCTCGCGATCGCCATCCCGGCGACGATCTTCCCGATCGTCTTCGCGTCGATGGCGGCCTACGCGTTCGCATGGATGAAGTTCCGGCTCTCGAACTGGCTGTTCATCTTCATCTTCGCGCTGCAGATCGTGCCCATCCAGATGGCGTTGGTCCCGCTGCTGCAGACGTTCGCGATCTGGCTGCGACCCGGCCAGGAGTGGCTGCATGATGTGATACCCGTCATCCCGGTGCAGAACTACCTGCCGCTGTGGATCGCGCACACGATCTTCGCGCTGCCGCTGACGATCTTCCTGCTGCACAACTTCATCTCGGAGATCCCGGGCGAGGTGATCGAGGCCGCGCGTGTGGACGGCGCCAGCCACAGCCAGATCTTCCTCCGGGTGATCGTCCCGCTGGCGACGCCGGCGATCGCGTCGGTGGCGATCTTCCAGTTCCTGTGGGTGTGGAACGACCTGCTCGTCGCGCTGATCTTCTCGGGCGGGACGCAGGATGTCGCACCACTCACGCAGCGCCTCGCCGAGATGGTCGGCTCGAGAGGCCAGGATTGGCAGCGACTGACCGCCGGAGCCTTCGTCTCGCTGGTGGTGCCGCTGATCGTGTTCTTCGGCCTGCAGCGCTACTTCGTGAGAGGACTGCTCGCCGGCAGCACGAAGGGTTAG
- a CDS encoding DUF305 domain-containing protein gives MSDDATVGRRPLRWWAIALVLLAIAALAFAVGRFSTFGAQGPGTPGTDSPEAGFARDMQVHHAQAIQMAMEIYRETDDDELRVLAYDIATGQAGQRGEMYDWLVQWGLSQSGGPMMQWMDASGESHAHGGDGEPMTDDEAREAMGMATDAELAALEEATGQAADCLFLELMIRHHEGAIPMADALLELGTDPRALQVAGSIEAGQTAEIDAMRSMQSRLGCTG, from the coding sequence ATGAGCGACGACGCGACCGTCGGCCGGCGACCGCTGCGCTGGTGGGCGATCGCCCTCGTGCTCCTCGCGATCGCGGCGCTCGCCTTCGCCGTGGGGCGGTTCTCGACCTTCGGCGCGCAAGGGCCCGGCACGCCCGGCACCGACTCCCCCGAGGCGGGGTTCGCGCGCGACATGCAGGTGCATCACGCGCAGGCCATCCAGATGGCCATGGAGATCTACCGCGAGACCGACGACGACGAGCTGCGCGTGCTCGCCTACGACATCGCGACCGGTCAGGCCGGCCAGCGCGGCGAGATGTACGACTGGCTCGTGCAGTGGGGGCTGTCGCAGAGCGGCGGGCCCATGATGCAGTGGATGGACGCCTCCGGCGAGAGCCACGCCCACGGCGGCGACGGCGAGCCGATGACCGACGACGAGGCCCGCGAGGCGATGGGCATGGCGACGGATGCCGAGCTCGCCGCACTCGAAGAGGCCACCGGTCAGGCCGCCGACTGCCTCTTCCTCGAGCTCATGATCCGCCACCACGAGGGCGCGATCCCGATGGCCGACGCGCTGCTCGAACTCGGCACCGACCCGCGCGCCCTCCAGGTGGCGGGCAGCATCGAGGCGGGGCAGACGGCCGAGATCGACGCGATGCGGTCGATGCAGAGCCGGCTGGGCTGCACGGGCTGA
- a CDS encoding DUF3105 domain-containing protein → MTPTPADQRKSGNPATQAEINLTVKQQREQKRQAKLAEYQKQLAKRRRSKLVWWIVGSAAVVVIVGLIVASIVFAPAPPKQYEPGSEGAEIEGVETFENATEHVDGTVDYEQNPPAGGPHNPVWLNCGVYDQPVPNENAVHSLEHGAVWVTYDADEVTGEELDTLKSQLPSSYVILSPYEGLDSPIVLSNWNHQLKLDSADDERIGEFFEEYWRSQNVPEPNAACTGALDAPGKQ, encoded by the coding sequence GTGACACCGACCCCCGCCGACCAGCGCAAGAGCGGCAACCCTGCCACGCAGGCCGAGATCAACCTCACCGTCAAGCAGCAGCGCGAGCAGAAGCGCCAGGCGAAGCTCGCCGAGTATCAGAAGCAGCTCGCCAAGCGCCGCCGCAGCAAGCTGGTGTGGTGGATCGTCGGCTCGGCGGCGGTCGTCGTGATCGTGGGCCTCATCGTCGCGTCGATCGTGTTCGCGCCGGCTCCCCCGAAGCAGTACGAACCGGGCAGCGAGGGCGCCGAGATCGAGGGCGTCGAGACGTTCGAGAACGCCACCGAGCACGTCGACGGCACCGTCGACTACGAGCAGAACCCGCCTGCCGGCGGTCCGCACAACCCGGTGTGGCTGAACTGCGGCGTCTACGACCAGCCCGTCCCGAACGAGAACGCCGTCCACTCGCTCGAGCACGGCGCCGTGTGGGTCACGTACGACGCCGACGAGGTGACCGGCGAGGAGCTCGACACCCTCAAGAGCCAGCTGCCGTCCAGCTACGTCATCCTCTCGCCCTACGAGGGCCTGGATTCGCCGATCGTGCTGTCGAACTGGAACCACCAGCTGAAGCTCGACTCGGCCGATGACGAGCGGATCGGCGAGTTCTTCGAGGAGTACTGGCGCAGCCAGAACGTGCCCGAGCCCAACGCCGCCTGCACCGGCGCCCTCGACGCGCCCGGCAAGCAGTGA